The Pseudanabaena sp. ABRG5-3 genome includes the window TATCCCTGCGGCAATTCAAAACTTGAATGTACAGGCCTACCTATATTCTGGCTACTGGGAAGATATTGGAACTATTGAATCTTTCTATCAAGCTAATCTTGACCTAACTCGTCATCCTGCTACTGCCTTTAATTTCTACGAGACCGAAAAGCCAATCTATACTCGCGCTCGTTATTTGCCACCTAGCAAGGTTCATGACTGTAAAGTCAAAGATTCGGTCATTGGTGAAGGCTGTATCCTCAACCAAGCAACCATTACTAACTCAGTAGTTGGGATCAGGATGCATATCGAAGCAAATTGCACAATTGAAGATACGTTGCTGATGGGTTGTGATTTTTATCAGCCACAGGAAGAACGTGCTTCCGATCTTGCTAATAATAAAGTGCCAATGGGAATTGGCGAAAATACAATCATCCGTCGTGCAATCATCGATAAAAATGCACGAATTGGTAAAAATGTGCAGATTATCAATAAAGATCGCGTCCAAGATGTCAATCGTGAAGAGCAAGGCTATTGCATTTGCAACGGAATTGTTGTCGTTGTCAAAAATGCAGTAATTCCCGATGGCACTATTATCTAAATATTGGGAGCTGATCTCAGGCAATTTTCAAACCGTAAAATCTGAACTAAGTCTGATTTTTAATCTCTCAGAATAGACAAAATGAATATAGGGGTAATTTACGAATTGCCCCTATATTCATTCTGTGCCATGATCTGTGGCAGTTGATAGCAAAATTTCGCAAAAATCCTGTGAATCCTTGGCTAAGTTTGTTGCAGCAGCATCGCATTATTGCCGTTATTCGGGCGGATAATGTCAGCATTGCTAGAGAAATGGCACTTGCCGCCGCCGCAGGTGGGATTAAGCTGATTGAAATTGCGTGGAATACCGATCGCGCTGAATCATTAATCCCCAAACTGCAACAGGAATTACCTGATTGCAAGATTGGTACGGGTACGGTTTTAGATACCGACAGTGCAGAACGGGCGATCGCCTGTGGATGTAGCTTTTTATTTACGCCCCATACTAATCCTGAACTCATTACCAAGGGCTTAGAAAATAATATTCCTGTAATCGCAGGTGCATTAACCCCGACAGAAATTATTACAGCCTGGCAAGCAGGAGCCGCTGCCGTCAAGGTTTTTCCGATTAAAGTTCTAGGTGGTGTGGAATATCTCCAATGTTTACAGCCAGTACTTCGAGATATCCCTCTCATTCCTACGGGTGGGGTGAGTCTGCAAAATGCTGATAAATTTCTAGCGGCAGGAGCGATCGCTGTGGGCATATCTAGCCATTTATTTTCCCCTGAAGTAATTGCTGAAGATGACTGGACAACAATTATTGCGCGATCTCAAACTTTAATCCAAAAGGTTCAACCATTTCAAAACCAATAATGGGGAAATCACAAAGCATATACACAACTAAATATCCACAACTAAAAAATCAAGACGCTTAAGGACATGCAGTACGCAGCACTAGGACTAGATGTAGGTCGCAAACGCATTGGTGTAGCAGGATGTGATCGCCTTGGGATATCTGTTCATGGCATTACCACGATTATCCGTAAGTCATGGGAAGA containing:
- a CDS encoding bifunctional 4-hydroxy-2-oxoglutarate aldolase/2-dehydro-3-deoxy-phosphogluconate aldolase; protein product: MNPWLSLLQQHRIIAVIRADNVSIAREMALAAAAGGIKLIEIAWNTDRAESLIPKLQQELPDCKIGTGTVLDTDSAERAIACGCSFLFTPHTNPELITKGLENNIPVIAGALTPTEIITAWQAGAAAVKVFPIKVLGGVEYLQCLQPVLRDIPLIPTGGVSLQNADKFLAAGAIAVGISSHLFSPEVIAEDDWTTIIARSQTLIQKVQPFQNQ